In Subdoligranulum variabile, the genomic stretch TTCGAGTTTCTCCTATTCTTTATACTTAATATATAAGTTAAAATGTGTATGAAAAAATTCTGTTTAAGATTTGAATATGTCGGAATCGTGCATACAGACAAAGAAGGTTTACTGTGGTTTTATCCACGTTCTGCCAAATAAAGGCGCAAATCTTTTTCTGCTGCCTGCGTAGCGGATGCAGCATCTTGCTGTCCTTTTGCCAATGCCTCGGCGTACGGCAACAATTTGTCTGCGATTACTTCATCAACAATCACAGGCGTTTTTACGCCTTTGAGGAAATCAGCCAGCATTTCGCGATCTGTGCCGTATGTTTCAACAGCTGCGTCAATTCTTGCATCCAAACTGCTTTCAATAACGGGCAGGCCATCTCCAACAACCGTATTTTGGATATCCGAAGCAAAGAACGCTTTCAACAAATCCTTTGCAGCTTCCTGATTTGGGCTACTAGCATTTATTCCAAGTAAGACCTTCGGAGAATAAGCCCTTTCACAAAGGCCCGGTGCGGATTTTAATTCAGGTGCCTGACCTTCCCAATTTTTAGTGATCCAGCCCAGGAACGCAGGAGAATCGATCAGATTCCGTCCAATCCTTGCTCGTTTGTTAATGACTTCGCGTGAAGCACCGGAAATGGTGATGGAGTCTCCGCCGTCGGAATAGACAATCGAATCGTCCTCCTGCTCCGTGCGATAAGAAGCCATGTTGTAGTAAGTGCCGATAGATTCGATGGCTTGGAACAGTTGTTGCAGTTGCTCTTGATTCAGTGTGTTATCCGTAATCAATTCGGAAGCAGAGGTGCTCATCAAGAACTGGAGGATTTCCTGAGGTGTCATAAACGAAACCGCATATTTGTCTTCCTCTGGAAGGGCTGTATAATAAGCATTGTCGGACAAATTGTAGTCATCACGCGGGGGGCAGGATTTTACGAACTCTATAAAGGAAGATAGATCTGTAATTTGATCCATGTCTTCGGCAGTTCCCCAAATAGACGGAATGGCATACCGTGCAGCAGCAATATAAGTCTTTCCATCCACGGAGAAAGCATTTTTAATCGAATCCAAGATTGAAAATTCCTGCAGCGACTCGTTTAAATCAGCCAGAACGCCATTTTCGATATAAGGTGTAACATCTATGCCATCAAAGACGATTAGGTCAGGACCGCTCCCTGCAAGCAGTTCTGTATTTAGTGCTTTCAGCACATCTTCGGTTGCCAGATCATCGCTGCCAGCGACTGTATATTGTATGGCGATATCGTTGTGTTGCTGCTGATATTCTGAAAGGACTCTTCGTACAGTGGGAGAATCGGACAGTGACCAGACAGTGAGCTCAATCTGCTCTGACGGTGTCGCGTCAGGATCAAATGTATACGAATAAAGTTGTGCGGAATCGTCAGACGTATCTTTGACAACACAGAAAAAGCTGTCTTGAAAGTAAGCGAGATTTGTGATTACTTTTCCCTGTACCGAAAACGCAAACCCGCTGGATGGAGTGATTTCTTCTTTTAAGGTTCCACCAGCAGCAACCCGGTAAATTCCCTCGCTGTCTGCATAATAGTAATTTCCCTGTGAATCACAATAGGCAGCAATGATGTTTTCGAGTCCCTCGACATTTCCTTCTTGTATCTCACCATTTGCCTTCAGAGTCGATAGTTTGCCCGTTTCGGAGATGAAGGCAAGTTCATCCCCGTGTTGGGCAAATCCACCCCATTCCGTTCCAGCCCCAACTTTCGTAACCATACGGCCATCGCGAAGCGAAAAGATAGCTGCAACGGACTGGTTATTGGTATCCCGTCCGGCCATCAAAAAAGAATCCGAGTTGACAAATTGAATGTTGTTGATGTCAGTTACTTCAGAATCGGCAGGTTGGACTTGAGAACATTCTGTCTCTTTCGCTCCGTACCAAATCTGTTCTTCATCTTCAGTCCTGGTCAGAACAAGAACGCCACTTTCCGTCAGGCTTGCTTCGATGCAAGTCCCCGGCACTTCCACCGAATAAACCGGCGTAGCGTCCCATGTGTAGCCATCCGAAGAAGAAAGCACATCAACCTTCTGGGATGCCTCTCCGTTTGACTGGACGGTCGCACAGAGGAGTTGGCCATCAGTGGTGGTTGTGAGGGCAAGGATATCACTCGGATCAGGCTCCAAAGCCACCTCTTTTTCAATCCACAACCCTGGACTGATTTCTGTTTTCTGCCCCAGTGAAGAATCCGTTGCACCACACGCGCACAGAGAACATCCCATTAACACCGAAAGTCCCAGTGCCGTGCTCTTGATTAAGCGATTCATACAGTTGACTCCTTTCGCTTTTGGTTGTATGTATCATAACAGATCAATGTTAAAACAAAATTTAAGATGAGCACCCTTATTTAAATATTGATTAAAGAATGGTTTGTTATAATAAACTAGGGAGATGAACATCGTGAGAATTTTGATAATAGAAGATGATAAAAATCTTTGCCAAATCATGCGTGCGGGCTTGCAAGATGCTGGAATTGATTCAGACTTTTGCCATGATGGCGAGACAGGCTTGGAACTCCTTCTTCATAACTGTTATGATGCTTGTTGCCTGGACCGGATGCTTCCTTCGATGGATGGCCTAACAATTTTGAAAAAGGCCAGGGCAGCCAAAGTATCAGCTCCGGTGCTGATGCTGACTGCTATGGGCGGCTTAGACGACAAAGTGGATGGGCTGGAAGCTGGAGCGGACGATTACTTGGCCAAGCCATTTGCCATGCGAGAACTTGTGGCTCGCCTCCACGCATTACTTCGCAGGCCCTCACAAGCGATGGCTGTGGAGGAAAGCAACCAAATTCATTACGAGGATGCAACATTAGACTGTAATCAGCTGGAACTATGTGGGCCAAAAGGACACTGTCAACTATCAAAAAAGGAAGCGGACCTCTTGGAAGTGTTTTTCCGATACCCGCATCAGTTGTTTACAAGAGAGCGACTGCTTTCCCGGGTTTGGGGCGATGACACTGAGATTGAAGAAAGTAATCTGAATACCTATATCCACTTTGTACGCAAAAAGTTAAAAAAAGCTGGTATCTGCCTGACGATCACGACCATTCGAGGTGTTGGATACCGATTGGAGAACATCCATGATTAAAAAACTTTGGTTAAAGCTGGTTCTCCTTTATACTGGCATCACGGGGCTGATCTTGGCATTGTGTTTAGGGATCACATTCTTTTTTTCCTGCAACAGATATGAAGCCTCATTGGACGCTCAGATTTGTGACCAGCTAGAATCATACCAAATCAAACTACTTTCCTCCCGGCAGGTTGATCAGAGTACTTTGCAGGAACTGGAAGAAAATTTGGATGGCAACATATACGTTTTTGAAAATGGAACGCCATTATTCCGTTTCGAACCGACTGGAGGACTTACACCGGACGTATTGGAAAATATATTCCGCTCGGAGCATAGCCTTTCTGCGGATGAACTCTCCCAGGCTTCAAACGGATGGACATCAAAAAAGGATGAAAGGAATACTGCTTTAGGGCGTTTCCATGTATTCTACTTTCGGCACGAGGATAAAACGCAAATTGAAATATTGGCTCTGCAAAGCCAGAGCGTTCGTCTGCCGTTTATTCAGCATCAGGCAGTTTTCTACGGAGTGTTATTGCTCTTAGGATGTATTATTTTGGCTGTCATCAATAGCTGGTTGATTCGGAGCCTTTTAAGACCGGTAGAAAATTCCGTTCGTCAGCAGAAAGAATTTGTTGCAGCAGCAGGGCACGAGCTAAAGACGCCGCTAGCATCGATCCGTGCTGGGCTGGAGGTGCTGCAAAAGCACATTCCTTCTTCTCCGGAAATTTCAGGCGTGTTTTATGCAACGCAAAGCGAGGCGCTGCGGATGAGTCACTTGGTACAAGATTTATTGCTTCTGGCAAATTCAGATAGACAAGAACGCAAGCTGGTTTTGACAGCAATTGAACCTGATACCTTTTGCTTGCAGCTTTATGAAAAATACCAGATCTATGCCAAACAGCAACGTCATCCTTTACGTCTCAAGATTGAAGAAGCATCATACCCTGAAATCATGGCTAATGAAGAAGCACTTACCCAGATAGGCAGTATCTTTATTACCAATGCGATTGCCCACACGAAGGAAGATACCACCATCGAAATATGTTGTAACCTCCTGAAAAATAATGTAGTGGAAATCGGGGTACATGATTACGGTCAGGGTATTGCCGAAAAGGATTTACCACGGATTTTTGAACGGTTTTATCGCGCAGATCCCAGCCGTACGACCAATGGCCACTATGGGCTTGGGCTTTCTGTTGCAAAAAGTCTGGCAGAGCAACAATCGTTGCATATTGGAGCCCGCAATACACCCGGTGGAGGGGCTATGTTTTATATTTGCACGCAATAACCGCAAAAATCTAATAACACACGTAAGAATTGTTTAGAGGTAAAACTTGCTTAATACAACTATTTGTCATGAGGACGA encodes the following:
- a CDS encoding sensor histidine kinase, producing MIKKLWLKLVLLYTGITGLILALCLGITFFFSCNRYEASLDAQICDQLESYQIKLLSSRQVDQSTLQELEENLDGNIYVFENGTPLFRFEPTGGLTPDVLENIFRSEHSLSADELSQASNGWTSKKDERNTALGRFHVFYFRHEDKTQIEILALQSQSVRLPFIQHQAVFYGVLLLLGCIILAVINSWLIRSLLRPVENSVRQQKEFVAAAGHELKTPLASIRAGLEVLQKHIPSSPEISGVFYATQSEALRMSHLVQDLLLLANSDRQERKLVLTAIEPDTFCLQLYEKYQIYAKQQRHPLRLKIEEASYPEIMANEEALTQIGSIFITNAIAHTKEDTTIEICCNLLKNNVVEIGVHDYGQGIAEKDLPRIFERFYRADPSRTTNGHYGLGLSVAKSLAEQQSLHIGARNTPGGGAMFYICTQ
- a CDS encoding response regulator transcription factor, coding for MNIVRILIIEDDKNLCQIMRAGLQDAGIDSDFCHDGETGLELLLHNCYDACCLDRMLPSMDGLTILKKARAAKVSAPVLMLTAMGGLDDKVDGLEAGADDYLAKPFAMRELVARLHALLRRPSQAMAVEESNQIHYEDATLDCNQLELCGPKGHCQLSKKEADLLEVFFRYPHQLFTRERLLSRVWGDDTEIEESNLNTYIHFVRKKLKKAGICLTITTIRGVGYRLENIHD
- a CDS encoding extracellular solute-binding protein, which translates into the protein MNRLIKSTALGLSVLMGCSLCACGATDSSLGQKTEISPGLWIEKEVALEPDPSDILALTTTTDGQLLCATVQSNGEASQKVDVLSSSDGYTWDATPVYSVEVPGTCIEASLTESGVLVLTRTEDEEQIWYGAKETECSQVQPADSEVTDINNIQFVNSDSFLMAGRDTNNQSVAAIFSLRDGRMVTKVGAGTEWGGFAQHGDELAFISETGKLSTLKANGEIQEGNVEGLENIIAAYCDSQGNYYYADSEGIYRVAAGGTLKEEITPSSGFAFSVQGKVITNLAYFQDSFFCVVKDTSDDSAQLYSYTFDPDATPSEQIELTVWSLSDSPTVRRVLSEYQQQHNDIAIQYTVAGSDDLATEDVLKALNTELLAGSGPDLIVFDGIDVTPYIENGVLADLNESLQEFSILDSIKNAFSVDGKTYIAAARYAIPSIWGTAEDMDQITDLSSFIEFVKSCPPRDDYNLSDNAYYTALPEEDKYAVSFMTPQEILQFLMSTSASELITDNTLNQEQLQQLFQAIESIGTYYNMASYRTEQEDDSIVYSDGGDSITISGASREVINKRARIGRNLIDSPAFLGWITKNWEGQAPELKSAPGLCERAYSPKVLLGINASSPNQEAAKDLLKAFFASDIQNTVVGDGLPVIESSLDARIDAAVETYGTDREMLADFLKGVKTPVIVDEVIADKLLPYAEALAKGQQDAASATQAAEKDLRLYLAERG